Part of the Oerskovia paurometabola genome is shown below.
GTGGGGTTCAGGGTTTCAGACACTCCCCTAGTATCCCGGACGCGAACCGCTCCGGGCTCCGGACCGTTCGCCGACGGGGCGTGGGACCGCACACGTTGTCGGCGGACCGGAGACCGACCCCGGTCGCGCGGGCGGCCCGTGGCGCGCTCAGTAGCGGCGGTTGATCCGCTGCTGGGCCGCGAAGTTCTCCTTCTCGAGCCCCGTCTGACCCTTGGTCGACGACAGCTGCCACGGCACCGAGGCCACGACGACGCCCGGGGTGAACAGGAGCCGGCCCTTGAGCCGCAGCGCGCTCTGGTTGTGCAGCAGGTGCTCCCACCAGTGCCCCACGACGTACTCGGGGATGTAGACCACGACGAGGTCGCGCGGGCTCTCCCGACGGATCGAGCGCACGTAGGACAGGATCGGGCGCGTGATCTCGCGGTACGGCGAGTCGAGGACGCGCAGCGGGACCGGGAGGTCGAGGGCCTCCCACTCGGCGGTGAACTCGGCGACCTCCTCGGGGTCCACGCCGACCGTCACGGCCTCCAGCACGGAGGGACGCGACGCACGGGCGTAGGCGAGCGCGCGCATGGTCGGCTTGTGCAGCTTGGAGACCAGGACGAGGGCGTGGACGCGGCTCGGCAGGGCACGTGCCGCGGCCGGGTCCTCGCCCAGGGTGAGCTCCTCGCTCACCGAGTCGTAGTGCTTGCGGATGGCCCGCATGAGCACGAACACCACGCCCATGGCGAGGATCGCGATCCACGCACCGTGCGTGAACTTGGTCAGCAGCACGATGATCAGGACCGTGCCCGTCATGCCGAAGCCGATCGCGTTGACGACGCGGGACCGCTTCATCTTGGTGCGGAAGCGCGGGTCCGGGGTCGTGCGCAGCTCGCGTGTCCAGTGCTTGATCATGCCGAGCTGCGAGAGCGTGAAGGACACGAAGACGCCCACGATGTAGAGCTGGATCAGGCGCGTGACCTGCGCGTCGAAGGCCCAGATCAGGGCGATCGCCGCGACCGCGAGGGTCACGATCCCGTTCGAGAACGCGAGCCGGTCGCCGCGCGTGTGGAGCTGACGCGGGAGGTAGCCGTCCTTGGCCAGGATCGAACCCAGCACCGGGAACCCGTTGAACGCCGTGTTCGCGGCGAAGACGAGGATCAGCCCCGTCACCGCGGCAACCAGGTAGAACGCGAGCGGGAAGCCCTGGAAGATCGCCTGCGCGAGCTGGCCGATCACCGGGTCCTGCACGAAGTCGGCGGGCACGGGCTGGCCGTCGATCGTGAGCTGCTCGGCCGGGTTCTCGGCGAAGTGCACGCCGGTCTTCTGCGCGAGGAAGAGGATCGCCATGATCATGAAGGCCGAGATCGACCCGAGCAGCGCGAGCGTCGTGGCCGCGTTGCGGGACTTGGGCTTCTTGAACGCCGGCACGCCGTTGCTGATGGCCTCGACACCCGTGAGCGCGGCACAGCCCGACGCGAAGGCTCGCGCGACGAGGAACGCCCCTGCGATCCCGGTCAGCCCCTGGTCGAAATGGCTCTCCGCGACGAGCTGGTAGGACGCACTCTCGGCCATGGGCAGGGTCCCCGTGGCGTACCGCACGAACCCGACCACGGCCGTCATCCCGATGGCGAACATGAACAGGTAGACCGGGATCGCGAAGAAGGACCCGGACTCCTTGACCCCTCGCAGGTTCACCAGGGTCAGCAGCACCACGAGCGTGATCGCGAACGCCGCCTCATGACCCCGCAGGAACGGCATGGCTGCCGCCGCGTACTGGGCTCCCGAGGAGATCGACACGGCCACCGTGAGGACGTAGTCGACCATGAGCGCCGAGGCCACGCCGACACCGGCCGTGGGGCCGAGGTTGACCGTGGCGACCTCGTAGTCACCGCCGCCCGACGGGTAGGCGTGCACGTTCTGGCGGTACGACGCGACCACGGTCAGCAGGACCACGACGACCGCGAGACCCACCCACGGGGAGATCGTCGTGGCCGCGAGGCCCGCGATCGACAGGGTCAGGAGGATCTCGTCGGGGGCGTACGCCACCGAGGAGAGCGCGTCCGAGGCGAAGACCGGGAGCGCGATGCGCTTCGGCAGCAGGGTGTGCCCCAAGTCGTCGCTGCGGACGGGACGTCCGAGCAACAGGCGTTTGGCGGCATCAGCGATATCCGACACGTTGGCCCATGCTAGGCCCTCCAGGTGCCGTTGACCCCTCCACCGCCCCGACGGATCTCCGCGAGGGCTCCGCCGCACCATCCTCGGCCCCGCCGCCGCGCCCGCTCGTGCCGGCCGGTGCCAGCCGGTGCCAGCCGGTGCCAGCCGGTACCGACGTGTACCGGCCTGTGCCGACGTCTACCGACGTCTACCGACGTGTACCGGCCTGTACCGGCAAGGCGCGCGTGCGCGGTAGCGTTTCGTCCGTGCACTTCGTGATCATGGGATGTGGCCGTGTCGGCGCCACCCTCGCCCAGTCTCTCGAGAACCGCGGCCACTCGGTCGCCGTGGTCGACCAGAACCCCGACGCCTTCCGACGGCTGTCCGCGGAGTTCTCCGGCAAGAAGGTGACGGGGCTGGGTTTCGACCGGGACACCCTGGTCCAGGCGGGGATCGAGGACGCGTACGCGTTCGCCGCGGTCTCCGACGGGGACAACTCCAACATCCTCGCTGCCCGCGTGGTCCGCGAGACCTACGGCGTCGACAACGTCGTGGCCCGCATCTACGACCCGCACCGCGCCGAGATCTACCAGCGCCTCGGCATCCCGACCGTCGCGACGGTCCGGTGGACCTCCGACCAGGTGCTGCGCAGGATGCTCCCTCTCGGCGCGACCGACGAGTACCGCGACCCCTCGGGGCAGGTCCGGCTCGCGCAGACCGACTTCCACCCCGAGTGGGTCGGGCGCTCCGTGGCGACGATCGAGTCCGCGACCGGAGCGCGCGTCGCGTTCCTGGGCCGGTTCGGCGAGGGCGTCCTCGCGACCCCCAGCACCGTCCTGCAGGAGAACGACGTGCTGCACGTGCTCATGCGCGCTGCCGACGCGCCCACGGTCGAGCGCCTCCTCACGCACGCCCCCAAGATCGAGGAGAACTGATGCACGTCGTCATCGTCGGAGCCGGTTCCGTCGGGCGCTCGATCGCCCGCGAGCTGCTCAGCCACGACCACGAGGTCATGATCATCGACAAGCAGCCTGCCGCGATGCGCGTCGCGCAGGTCGCCGACGCCGACTGGCTCCTCGCCGACGCGTGCGAGCTCTCGACCCTCGCCGAGGCGAAGGTCGACGAGTGCGACGTGATCGTCGCGGCCACGGGCGACGACAAGGTCAACCTCGTCGTCTCGCTCCTCGCGAAGACCGAGTTCGGGGTCCCGCGAACCGTCGCGCGCGTCAACAACCCCAAGAACGAGTGGATGTTCGACGAGTCGTGGGGCGTCGACGTCGCAGTCTCGACGCCCCGCATCATGACGTCGATGGTCGAGGAGGCCGTCGCGGTCGGCGACCTGGTCCGGATCTTCACGTTCCACCAGTCGGGCGCGGACATCCTCGAACTCACGCTGCCGCCCGACTCGCCGCTCATCGGCACGCGTGTCGGCCAGGTGGCCTGGCCCCAGGACACCGTGCTCGCGGCGATCGTCCGCGGGACCCAGCCCATCGCGCCGAGCATCGACGACACGCTCGAGGTCGGCGACGAGCTGCTCATCGTCACGGGCCGCGACGTCGACGAGGCCGAGCTCCTGCGGATCCTGATCAACCCGTCGCCCGACGAGGGCACCGGGATCATCGACGAGACGACCGGCCTGCCCGTCTGAGCCGGCGTGGCTCCGCGCGGGCCTTCGGACCTGGGGAGGGGCGCGGCCCTGTCAGCGGCCTCAGACGCTCGCGGGGGCGGCGTCGGCGTGCGGGCGACGGACCAGCAGCCACGTCAACCAGAGCGTCAGCGCCCACAACGGGATCCCCATGACGAGGCGGGCCGTGCCGAGCCAGGCCACCGCGTCCTCCCCGGCCATGAACAGGGGGACCTGGACGGCCAGGCGCACGGCGAACATCCCGACCCACAGCCACGTCGCCAGCGCGTAGCGGCGCATGAGCGCCGCGTCCCCGCGCCAGCGCTGGGCCCACGCCCGGAATGCGCCGGGAGCCGGCTCGTCCTGGGCGTCCTCGACGCTGCCAACCCTGCCCTCGGCGCCCTCCCCCGAGGCGACGGACGCTCCCGAGGCCGTGGCGCCGTCGGGCACGTCGCTCGCCGCGACCGCGGCCTTGACCTTGTCCCCGTCCGTCCACCCGCTGCGCAGCGCCTCGACGACGAGGCCCACCACGGGCCACCGGACCAGCACCGAGACGGCCATCGCCACCAGGTAGGCCGCGTTCGTGAGCAGTCCCGCCGCGTAGTAGTTCTGCGCCTCGCCCGAGCGCCACGCCCACAGCACGCCGATCGCGACGCCCAGGAAGCCCCCGAACGCCTGCGTGACGGGCGTGCGCTGGACCAGGCGGGCCGCCACGGCCACGAGCGCGACCGCGACCGACGCGATCAGCGCGGGACGCAGGGTGTTGCCCGTCACGATGAACACGACCACGAACACGAGGCCCGGAGCCATGGACTCCACGAGCCCGCGCACCCCGCCGATGGTCTCGGCGAGCGAGAACGACTCCCCCGCCAGGGCGCGCACGCCTCGGGCGGCCCCCTCGTCCGGTGGGACGACGTCGTCGATCGCGTCGGCGACCTCCTCGACCTCCTGGGCGGGGTCCACCGGGCCGCGCTCACGCGTGGGCTCGTGCGTCATGTCGTCTCTCTCGCCAGCAGGAAGGGTCACGGACTCACTCGCCTGCGCGGGGGCGCAGCTCGTAGCGGGGGTTGAACATGGTGCGACGGCCCGCGATCTCGCAGACCAGCCCCTCGACGCGGACACGCCGACCGGGCTCGACGCCCGCGATACGACGGCGGCCCAGCCACACCAGGTCGAGCGAGCCCGACCCGTCGTAGAGCTCGGCCTCGACCGTCGGCACGCCCTCGCGCGGGCGCAGGATGACCGAGCGCATGACGCCCGAGACGGTCGCGCGCTTGCGGTTCGCAAGGTCGGAGACGGCCGAGCACCCGACCTGGCTGGCCGAGTCGTGACGCTCCTCGTCCGCGGCGATCTCCTCCTGGGAGGCCAGCACGGAGTGCAGTGCCTGGCGCAGCGTCATGGTCAGCGCCTCTCGGTGATCTCCGGCCCGCGCGTGAGCGGGTCGAAGGCGGGGAGCGAGGGAGCCGCCCCCTCCGGAGCTGCCGCGGGCCGCGGTGCCTGGCCAGGCAGGTGCATCGCGAGCAGGTCGCGCGGGGGGCGGGCGTTCTGGTCACGGACCACGACGATGTTCGCGAAGACCGACTCGAGCAGCCGGGCCGCCTCCGGGTCCGCCGCGGCCTTGCCCGTCAGGACCCCCCGCAGGAACCAGCGCGGACCGTCGACGCCCACGAACCGGGCCGCACGGAAGCCCTTCTGACCGTCCGGGCCCGTCGCCGGGAGCTTCGCGAGCAGCTCGCGACCGAACGTCCCGGGGATGTCGTCGACCGTCCCGCCCTGCTGACGAACGGACTCGGCGATCTCCTCCCGGATCTCGTCCCAGATGCCCATGGTCTTGGGAGCCGCGAACGCCTGGATCTGCAGCGCGGAACCGTTGACCGCCACGGCGGCCCCCGTGATCTTCTGCGTCTTCTTGTCGACCTCCATGCGCAGCTCCATGCCCGGGACGCCCGGCAGCCAGATGGCCCCGAGGTCCGCACGGGCACCGAGCTCGCTCACCTGCGAGGAGTCGAACGGGCCGCGAGCGCCCGCCGCGGGCGCGACAGGCGCCGGGGCCCCCGGGGTGTCGACCGCCTCTGCTGCGGTCTCCTCGGTCCCGGAGCCCTCGGCGGCGACCGCTTCGTCGCTCGACTTCTGCGACGCACTACGCCGGAACAAACCCACGGACGTTCTCCTTCAGCTCTTCGCCGCGTCGACCATCGACCACGGCTCGTTCGGGACGGCGAGACCGACCCCTGCTCCTACCACCCTAGACCGATGCGCCGCCCGCGTGACCGTCCTCGGCCACGGGCGAACACCCCGGCATCGTGGGGCTCACCGCGCCGCGACCCACCCGCCGCTCGACCCGAACCCGCCCTCGCCGCGGTGCGAGCCCGGCAGCCGCTCGGCCTGCAGGAAACGCGCGTGCTCGACCCTCTGGACGACGAGCTGGGCGATACGGTCCCCCCGGTGCAGCACGACGGGGACCTGTGGGTCCGTGTTGTGCAGGATCACCTTGATCTCGCCGCGGTACCCCGCGTCGACGGTGCCGGGCGCGTTGACGATCGTCAGACCGTGCCTGGCTGCGAGGCCCGAGCGGGGGTGGACGAACGCGGCATACCCGTCGGGCAGCGCGATCGCGAGCCCGGTCGGGACCGTCGCCCGGCCCTGCGGCGCGATCTCCACGTCCACGGTCGTCACGAGGTCCGCACCGGCGTCGCCCGGGTGGGCGTAGGCGGGGACCGGGGTCACGTCGTCGAGGAGCTGGACCAGCACCTCGACGTCGCCCGGTCGGGCGGGCACGGGGGCGAGGGCGGTCGGGGCCGCCGGTTCGTCGATGGGCACCCGCAGAGCCTAGTCCGCGGCGGGCGGACCCGCGAACACCCGGACAGCAGGCCGTGCTCCCGCTCCCTCCCCACGCACGGCGAGCACGTCGGAAGGACCTGGGATGATGGGCACATGCCTCAGCCTGCCCCTGCCTACAGCGAACGCCTGCTCCCCGGTCCGGGCGGGTGGTCCGCCGCCGCCGCCTTCGCCGTCATCCTCGGTGTGGCGCTGTGGCCCGTCGACGACGTGCTGTCGATCAGCACGGCGGTCGTGGCCCTCGTGGTGCTCCTCGTGCTCGCGTGGTGGACCTCGCCCGTGGTCTCGGTGTCCCCCGGCCCCGACGGCCTTCCTGTCCTGCGCGCCGGTCGGGCCACGATCCCGACGTCGCTCCTGGGGTCCGTCACGGCGCTCGACCGCGCGGCCATGACGCGCGAGCTCGGGCCCTCGCTCGACGCCCGTGCGTACGTCTGCCTGCGTGCCTGGGCACGAACCGGTGTGCGCGTCGAGCTCGTCGACCCGGCCGACCCGACCCCGTACTGGCTCGTCTCCACCCGGCACGCGGCCGACCTCGCCGCGGCCCTGGCAGCGAGCGCCCCCGCGGCGGGCGCAGGGACGGGCAGCGCGTCCGACGCCGGGCCGTCCCCCCGCTGAGCCCGCGCCCCCGCTGACCCCGGACGCGCGGACGGCCGCCACCCCTCGAGGGGTGGCGGCCGTCCGTCGTTGGGGCTCAGGCCGTCAGGCCGCGCACTCCGAGCAGATCTGCTGCCCGTTCTTCTCGTACGCGAGCTGGCTGCGGTGGTGCACGAGGAAGCAGCTCGAACAGGTGAACTCGTCAGCCTGTCGAGGCAGCACGCGGACCGAGAGCTCTTCGCCGGAGAGGTCCGCGCCCGGGAGCTCGAACCCTTCCGCAGCTTCGGTCTCGTCTTCGTCCACAACGCCCGAGCTCTTGTCAGAGCGACGAGCCTGCAGCTCTTGGATCGAGTCCTCGCTGAGATCCTCTTCGCTCTTGCGGGGGGCGTCGTAGTCAGTTGCCATCTGTGGGGTCACACTCCGGAACGTCGTGGTCGAACATGGGGGTCGTTCGGTCCGGCGAAGGCCGTCGAACAGGCACTCCGTAGGACGTGTTGCTGGACGTCCTGACTGGTGTACGCGGTGTAATGCTCAGCCACCAGGAATTGTTCCCGGGGGCGAACGGATTCTGCACCATTTACCGCCCCGGCGCATCCCCGACGCGAGTGGTCCTCGTCACCCCTCACCAGGCCCGACGGGTTCCCTCACGGGGCGCCGTCAGAATCGGCACCGGCCGCCTCCAGGACCACGACCAGGTCCGACACGGCCTGCGGCGCACCGGCGACCGTCATCTCGACCCCGGCCGCCCGCCCGCGCAGCCCCGTCACCGTGGCGCCCGCCTCCTGCGCGACGAGCGCTCCCGCCGCGAGGTCCCAGGGGTTGAGGCCGCGCTCGTAGTACAGGTCCAGGCTGCCGGTCGCGACGAGGCACAGGTCGATCGCGGCCGAGCCGATCCGACGGATGTCCCGCACCTGCGGCAGCACGTCCACCAGCACCTGCGCCTGGTGGCGCCGCCGGTCGGAGTCGTACCCGAAGCCCGTCCCGACGAGGGAGGTCGCGAGCGGGCCCGCGGGGTTGACGGCCACGGGCTCGCCGTCGAGGGTCGCGCCGGCGCCGAGCCCGGCCGTCCAGGTCCGGCCGTCGACGATCGAGTGCACGGCGCCCGCGAGCACGGTCCACTCGGCCGGGTCGGGCGGACCGGCCACCACGGCGACCGAGATCGCGTACGAGGCGACCGAGTACAGGTAGTTCACCGTGCCGTCGATCGGGTCGATGACCCAGGTCAGCCCGGACGTGCCCGCCGACGCCCCCTCCTCCTCGCCGAGGATCGCGTCGTCGGGCCGCTCGCGGGCGATGATGCGCCGCAGCAGGGCCTCGGACTCGGCGTCCATGGCCGTCACGACGTCGACCGCGCTCGACTTGGTCGCGGCCACCTCGACGTGCTCGGGCCGGCCGTCGCGCACGAGCGCCCCGGCCTCCCTGGCCAGGCGCTCGGCGAGGGCTCGCAGCCCCGCGATCGTGACGTCGTCGGGCAGGCGGGGGTCATCGATGAAGAAGGTCACGCCTCACATCCTGCCCGACCCCGCTCCGCCCCGACGACCCGACCACGGGCCGGGGACGGTCCAGCCGAGCCGCAGCGAGACCAGCCGGAAGCCGAAGATGAGCGCGATCGTCGCGAGCTGTGTCCACCCCGTGAGCCAGCCCTCGCGCCACAGGACGGCCGTGATGAGCGCCCCCACGATCGCGGGCACGGCGTAGAGCTGGCGGTCCTGGAGGATGAGCGGCGCCTCGCTCGTGAGCAGGTCGCGCAGGATCCCGCCCCCGATCCCCGTCAGGGTGCCGACGATCACCGCGGCCATGAGGCCCACCCCGTAGTCGAGACCCTTGGTCGTCCCGACGATCACGAACAGCGCGAGCGC
Proteins encoded:
- a CDS encoding APC family permease, giving the protein MSDIADAAKRLLLGRPVRSDDLGHTLLPKRIALPVFASDALSSVAYAPDEILLTLSIAGLAATTISPWVGLAVVVVLLTVVASYRQNVHAYPSGGGDYEVATVNLGPTAGVGVASALMVDYVLTVAVSISSGAQYAAAAMPFLRGHEAAFAITLVVLLTLVNLRGVKESGSFFAIPVYLFMFAIGMTAVVGFVRYATGTLPMAESASYQLVAESHFDQGLTGIAGAFLVARAFASGCAALTGVEAISNGVPAFKKPKSRNAATTLALLGSISAFMIMAILFLAQKTGVHFAENPAEQLTIDGQPVPADFVQDPVIGQLAQAIFQGFPLAFYLVAAVTGLILVFAANTAFNGFPVLGSILAKDGYLPRQLHTRGDRLAFSNGIVTLAVAAIALIWAFDAQVTRLIQLYIVGVFVSFTLSQLGMIKHWTRELRTTPDPRFRTKMKRSRVVNAIGFGMTGTVLIIVLLTKFTHGAWIAILAMGVVFVLMRAIRKHYDSVSEELTLGEDPAAARALPSRVHALVLVSKLHKPTMRALAYARASRPSVLEAVTVGVDPEEVAEFTAEWEALDLPVPLRVLDSPYREITRPILSYVRSIRRESPRDLVVVYIPEYVVGHWWEHLLHNQSALRLKGRLLFTPGVVVASVPWQLSSTKGQTGLEKENFAAQQRINRRY
- a CDS encoding potassium channel family protein, translated to MGCGRVGATLAQSLENRGHSVAVVDQNPDAFRRLSAEFSGKKVTGLGFDRDTLVQAGIEDAYAFAAVSDGDNSNILAARVVRETYGVDNVVARIYDPHRAEIYQRLGIPTVATVRWTSDQVLRRMLPLGATDEYRDPSGQVRLAQTDFHPEWVGRSVATIESATGARVAFLGRFGEGVLATPSTVLQENDVLHVLMRAADAPTVERLLTHAPKIEEN
- a CDS encoding potassium channel family protein — protein: MHVVIVGAGSVGRSIARELLSHDHEVMIIDKQPAAMRVAQVADADWLLADACELSTLAEAKVDECDVIVAATGDDKVNLVVSLLAKTEFGVPRTVARVNNPKNEWMFDESWGVDVAVSTPRIMTSMVEEAVAVGDLVRIFTFHQSGADILELTLPPDSPLIGTRVGQVAWPQDTVLAAIVRGTQPIAPSIDDTLEVGDELLIVTGRDVDEAELLRILINPSPDEGTGIIDETTGLPV
- a CDS encoding DUF3159 domain-containing protein — protein: MTHEPTRERGPVDPAQEVEEVADAIDDVVPPDEGAARGVRALAGESFSLAETIGGVRGLVESMAPGLVFVVVFIVTGNTLRPALIASVAVALVAVAARLVQRTPVTQAFGGFLGVAIGVLWAWRSGEAQNYYAAGLLTNAAYLVAMAVSVLVRWPVVGLVVEALRSGWTDGDKVKAAVAASDVPDGATASGASVASGEGAEGRVGSVEDAQDEPAPGAFRAWAQRWRGDAALMRRYALATWLWVGMFAVRLAVQVPLFMAGEDAVAWLGTARLVMGIPLWALTLWLTWLLVRRPHADAAPASV
- a CDS encoding OB-fold nucleic acid binding domain-containing protein, which translates into the protein MTLRQALHSVLASQEEIAADEERHDSASQVGCSAVSDLANRKRATVSGVMRSVILRPREGVPTVEAELYDGSGSLDLVWLGRRRIAGVEPGRRVRVEGLVCEIAGRRTMFNPRYELRPRAGE
- a CDS encoding DUF3710 domain-containing protein → MGLFRRSASQKSSDEAVAAEGSGTEETAAEAVDTPGAPAPVAPAAGARGPFDSSQVSELGARADLGAIWLPGVPGMELRMEVDKKTQKITGAAVAVNGSALQIQAFAAPKTMGIWDEIREEIAESVRQQGGTVDDIPGTFGRELLAKLPATGPDGQKGFRAARFVGVDGPRWFLRGVLTGKAAADPEAARLLESVFANIVVVRDQNARPPRDLLAMHLPGQAPRPAAAPEGAAPSLPAFDPLTRGPEITERR
- the dut gene encoding dUTP diphosphatase — protein: MDEPAAPTALAPVPARPGDVEVLVQLLDDVTPVPAYAHPGDAGADLVTTVDVEIAPQGRATVPTGLAIALPDGYAAFVHPRSGLAARHGLTIVNAPGTVDAGYRGEIKVILHNTDPQVPVVLHRGDRIAQLVVQRVEHARFLQAERLPGSHRGEGGFGSSGGWVAAR
- a CDS encoding DUF3093 domain-containing protein — encoded protein: MPQPAPAYSERLLPGPGGWSAAAAFAVILGVALWPVDDVLSISTAVVALVVLLVLAWWTSPVVSVSPGPDGLPVLRAGRATIPTSLLGSVTALDRAAMTRELGPSLDARAYVCLRAWARTGVRVELVDPADPTPYWLVSTRHAADLAAALAASAPAAGAGTGSASDAGPSPR
- a CDS encoding DUF4193 domain-containing protein — encoded protein: MATDYDAPRKSEEDLSEDSIQELQARRSDKSSGVVDEDETEAAEGFELPGADLSGEELSVRVLPRQADEFTCSSCFLVHHRSQLAYEKNGQQICSECAA
- a CDS encoding inositol monophosphatase family protein, whose protein sequence is MTFFIDDPRLPDDVTIAGLRALAERLAREAGALVRDGRPEHVEVAATKSSAVDVVTAMDAESEALLRRIIARERPDDAILGEEEGASAGTSGLTWVIDPIDGTVNYLYSVASYAISVAVVAGPPDPAEWTVLAGAVHSIVDGRTWTAGLGAGATLDGEPVAVNPAGPLATSLVGTGFGYDSDRRRHQAQVLVDVLPQVRDIRRIGSAAIDLCLVATGSLDLYYERGLNPWDLAAGALVAQEAGATVTGLRGRAAGVEMTVAGAPQAVSDLVVVLEAAGADSDGAP
- a CDS encoding trimeric intracellular cation channel family protein; this translates as MIEFPMDDVLELGAVFCAALSGGLSAIRKSFDIFGVLVLAWATGLGGGILRDVLIGATPPVGISSWRLVVAALAAGVVIYFFHPRLERMRRGIVVLDAGALALFVIVGTTKGLDYGVGLMAAVIVGTLTGIGGGILRDLLTSEAPLILQDRQLYAVPAIVGALITAVLWREGWLTGWTQLATIALIFGFRLVSLRLGWTVPGPWSGRRGGAGSGRM